In Pseudomonas lalkuanensis, the following are encoded in one genomic region:
- a CDS encoding ATP-binding protein: MMRSWRDLGSSLRLRLMLGAAVMAVLFMLALLPALRGAFVIALDQSIQQRLAADASALIAAARVENGQLEMPDKLPNEEFDNLEASQLGYIYDSEGRLVWQSLSSRDERLEYSPRYDGQGHDFLRVADARGREFFVYDVEVDLLRGQRAAYSVVTMQPVSDYQSMYDGFLNQLYVWLGGALLVLLGLLWFGLTWGFRSLRGLSAELDQVESGSRENLSDEHPRELLRLTKSLNRLLDGERRQRERYRHSLDDLAHSLKTPLSVLQGVSENIAARPGDREQARVLQSQIERMSQQISYQLQRASLRKSGLVRHRVQLAPLLDTLCDALDKVYREKRVRVERDFDKALMIPMEQGALLELLGNLLENAFRLCLGEIRVSARVGDGYCELKVEDDGPGVPVDQRERILKRGERLDAQHPGQGIGTAVVKDIIESYDGELFLEASQLGGAEFRIRFPLI, encoded by the coding sequence ATGATGCGTAGCTGGCGCGACCTGGGATCGTCGCTGCGCCTGCGGCTGATGCTCGGCGCCGCGGTGATGGCGGTGCTGTTCATGCTCGCCCTGCTGCCGGCGCTGCGCGGGGCCTTCGTCATTGCCCTCGACCAGTCCATCCAACAGCGCCTGGCTGCCGACGCCAGTGCGTTGATCGCCGCCGCCCGAGTGGAGAATGGCCAGCTGGAGATGCCCGACAAGCTGCCCAACGAGGAATTCGACAACCTGGAAGCCAGCCAGCTGGGCTACATCTATGACAGCGAAGGGCGGTTGGTCTGGCAGTCCCTTTCGTCGCGGGACGAGCGATTGGAGTACAGCCCGCGCTACGACGGCCAGGGGCACGACTTCCTTCGGGTTGCGGATGCCAGGGGGCGCGAGTTCTTCGTCTATGACGTGGAGGTGGACCTGCTGCGTGGGCAAAGGGCGGCTTACAGCGTCGTCACCATGCAGCCGGTGAGCGACTACCAGTCCATGTACGACGGTTTCCTCAATCAGCTTTATGTCTGGTTGGGCGGTGCGTTGCTGGTGTTGCTGGGCCTGCTCTGGTTCGGCCTGACGTGGGGCTTTCGCAGCCTGCGCGGGCTCAGCGCCGAGCTGGACCAGGTGGAATCCGGCAGCCGCGAGAACCTGAGCGACGAGCACCCACGGGAGCTGCTGCGCCTGACCAAATCCCTCAACCGCCTGCTGGACGGCGAGCGCCGCCAGCGTGAACGCTACCGCCATTCCCTGGACGACCTGGCCCACAGCCTGAAGACGCCGCTCTCGGTATTGCAGGGCGTGAGCGAGAACATCGCCGCCCGCCCCGGCGACCGCGAGCAGGCGCGGGTGCTGCAGAGCCAGATCGAGCGCATGAGCCAGCAGATCAGCTATCAGCTGCAGCGCGCTTCCCTGCGCAAGAGCGGCCTGGTGCGCCATCGGGTGCAACTGGCGCCTTTGCTGGACACCCTCTGCGATGCGCTGGACAAGGTCTACCGGGAAAAGCGCGTGCGCGTGGAGCGGGATTTCGACAAGGCCCTGATGATCCCCATGGAACAGGGTGCCTTGCTGGAGTTGCTCGGCAACCTGCTGGAGAACGCCTTTCGCCTGTGCCTGGGGGAAATCCGTGTCAGTGCGCGGGTGGGCGATGGCTATTGCGAACTGAAGGTGGAAGATGACGGTCCCGGCGTGCCGGTGGACCAGCGCGAGCGCATCCTCAAGCGCGGCGAGCGCCTGGACGCCCAGCATCCGGGGCAGGGCATCGGCACGGCGGTGGTGAAGGACATCATCGAGAGCTACGACGGCGAGCTGTTCCTCGAAGCGTCGCAGCTGGGCGGGGCGGAGTTCAGGATTCGATTTCCGTTGATCTGA
- a CDS encoding response regulator yields MKLLVVEDEALLRHHLYTRLGEQGHVVDAVPNAEEALYRAAEYNHDLAVVDLGLPGISGLDLIRQLRGQGKSFPILILTARGNWQDKVEGLAAGADDYVVKPFQFEELEARLNALLRRSSGFVQSTIEAGPLLLDLNRKQAQLDGEPIALTAYEYRILEYLMRHHQQVVAKERLMEQLYPNDEERDPNVIEVLVGRLRRKLEGGNGFRPIDTVRGQGYLFTERCR; encoded by the coding sequence ATGAAACTGCTGGTTGTGGAAGACGAAGCGCTGCTGCGCCATCACCTCTACACCCGCCTGGGCGAGCAGGGCCACGTGGTGGATGCCGTTCCCAACGCCGAAGAGGCGCTCTATCGCGCCGCCGAATACAACCATGACCTGGCCGTGGTCGATCTCGGCCTGCCCGGCATCAGCGGGCTGGACCTGATCCGCCAGCTGCGCGGCCAGGGCAAGAGCTTCCCCATCCTCATTCTCACCGCCCGCGGCAACTGGCAGGACAAGGTCGAAGGCCTGGCCGCCGGCGCCGACGATTACGTGGTCAAACCGTTCCAGTTCGAGGAGCTGGAGGCGCGGCTCAATGCGTTGCTGCGGCGCTCGTCCGGCTTCGTCCAGTCCACCATAGAAGCCGGGCCGCTGCTGCTGGACCTGAATCGCAAGCAGGCACAGCTGGATGGCGAGCCGATTGCGCTCACCGCCTACGAGTACCGCATCCTCGAATACCTCATGCGCCATCACCAGCAGGTGGTGGCCAAGGAGAGGCTGATGGAGCAGCTGTATCCGAATGATGAAGAACGCGATCCCAATGTGATCGAGGTGCTGGTGGGGCGCCTGCGCCGCAAGCTGGAGGGCGGCAACGGCTTCAGGCCCATCGACACCGTGCGTGGCCAGGGTTACCTGTTCACCGAGCGCTGCCGATGA
- a CDS encoding outer membrane beta-barrel protein, whose protein sequence is MNPIFSRIALASALALAAAGAQAADNFVGLTWGQTNNNIQKSDSLNANLNNPKLDKVIHKTDTWGVRAGQMTDGGRYYMTYENFSDTDSGNKLRQQNLLGSYDVFVPVGDYNTKLFGGATLGLVKLEQESKGMSRDSNINYAAGLQAGILQDLSKNASIEAGYRYLRTNVSTDMGEHGGPRLGSLDLHSSGQAYIGANYKF, encoded by the coding sequence ATGAACCCCATCTTCAGCCGTATCGCCCTCGCTTCCGCCCTGGCCCTCGCCGCTGCCGGCGCCCAGGCCGCCGACAACTTCGTCGGCCTGACCTGGGGTCAGACCAACAACAACATCCAGAAGTCCGATTCGCTGAACGCGAACCTGAACAACCCCAAGCTGGACAAGGTCATCCACAAGACTGACACCTGGGGTGTACGTGCTGGCCAGATGACCGATGGCGGCCGCTACTACATGACCTACGAAAATTTCTCCGACACTGACAGCGGCAACAAGCTGCGCCAGCAGAACCTGCTCGGCAGCTACGATGTGTTCGTACCCGTGGGCGACTACAACACCAAGCTGTTCGGCGGTGCCACCCTCGGCCTGGTGAAGCTGGAGCAGGAAAGCAAGGGCATGAGCCGCGACAGCAACATCAACTACGCCGCCGGCCTGCAGGCCGGTATCCTCCAGGACCTGAGCAAGAACGCGTCGATCGAAGCCGGCTACCGTTACTTGCGTACCAACGTCAGCACCGACATGGGTGAACACGGCGGCCCGCGCCTGGGCTCCCTGGACCTGCACAGCAGTGGCCAGGCCTACATCGGCGCGAACTACAAGTTCTGA
- a CDS encoding 4'-phosphopantetheinyl transferase family protein — translation MTSNHPACCSPFDATWPFPEALPGAVMRSCRFDPARLAADDFPRSAIAAPANILRSVAKRQAEFLAGRLCARSALLGLTGRADVPALGEDRAPVWPAGITGSISHSHGLATALVASDTQWRGLGLDLEEPLASDRALRLAEEILIPAELQRLDGLTPEQKAERITLTFSIKESLFKALYPLVHKRFYFHDAEMLDCDDTRARLRLLTDLSAEWTAGSELQGWHCLFQGRLLSLVAVAA, via the coding sequence ATGACTTCGAACCACCCCGCCTGCTGCAGCCCCTTCGACGCCACCTGGCCCTTCCCTGAAGCCTTGCCGGGTGCGGTCATGCGCTCCTGCCGCTTCGACCCGGCCCGGCTCGCCGCCGACGACTTTCCCCGCAGCGCCATTGCCGCACCGGCCAATATCCTGCGCTCGGTGGCCAAGCGGCAGGCGGAATTCCTCGCCGGCCGCCTCTGCGCCCGCAGCGCCCTCCTCGGCCTGACCGGCCGCGCCGATGTGCCCGCCCTTGGCGAAGACCGCGCACCGGTCTGGCCCGCCGGGATCACCGGCTCCATCAGCCACAGCCACGGCCTGGCCACCGCCCTGGTCGCCAGCGACACGCAATGGCGCGGCCTCGGCCTGGACCTGGAAGAACCCCTGGCCAGCGATCGCGCCCTGCGTCTGGCGGAAGAAATCCTCATCCCGGCCGAATTGCAACGGCTGGACGGCCTCACGCCCGAGCAGAAGGCCGAGCGCATCACCCTCACCTTTTCCATCAAGGAAAGCCTGTTCAAGGCGCTCTACCCCCTGGTGCACAAGCGCTTTTACTTCCATGACGCGGAAATGCTGGACTGCGATGACACCCGCGCACGACTGCGGCTGCTGACCGACCTGTCGGCGGAATGGACGGCGGGGAGTGAACTGCAGGGATGGCACTGCCTGTTCCAGGGCAGGTTGCTGAGCCTGGTTGCAGTCGCCGCCTGA
- a CDS encoding ATP-binding protein: MNSIFLRIYGGMLVTLVLVALLGVFTIHQVNQVRADQYRESLARGTFRLMADNLQPMNAVERRRAVVLWGRLLGIPLELQPMEGSKLDNSARNRLTRGQVLVEQTGPHAARVFALVSVGERLLLTGDVEQISEQLARATVYLLMDELVRFPVNEQPQRLASIKENKQFGFDMRLIPLKDADLDVDQRRRVDEGDTVMALGKDGDSIRVFAGMVDTPWVLEMGPLHQMNPYPPQMLVLIGFLGLTLIGLTVYFLVRQLEHRLMGLESAASDIAQGKLDARVPARGADSVGRLAAAFNGMAEQLQRLLMLQRELIRAVSHELRTPVARLRFGLEMIGDAENDESRRKYMEGMDGDIQELDKLVDEMLTYARLEQGSPALHFQRVDLDALFDQVIAELSPLRASVRIERGLCLNVGNDGAWVEAEPRYLHRALQNLVSNAMRHAESRVQLNYQIGHKRCRIDVEDDGPGVPESQWEKIFKPFMRLDDSRTRASGGHGLGLSIVRRIIYWHAGRAQIGRSESLGGARFSLVWPRRQSEAETL; this comes from the coding sequence ATGAACTCGATCTTCCTGCGCATCTACGGCGGCATGCTGGTGACCCTGGTGCTGGTGGCGCTGCTCGGCGTCTTCACCATCCACCAGGTCAACCAGGTGCGTGCCGACCAGTACCGCGAGAGCCTGGCCCGCGGCACCTTCCGCCTGATGGCCGACAACCTCCAGCCCATGAATGCAGTGGAACGCCGCCGCGCGGTGGTGCTCTGGGGACGCCTGCTGGGCATTCCCCTGGAACTGCAGCCCATGGAGGGCTCGAAGCTGGACAACAGCGCGCGCAATCGCCTGACGCGCGGCCAGGTGCTGGTGGAGCAGACCGGGCCCCATGCGGCGCGGGTGTTCGCCCTGGTGAGCGTGGGCGAGCGGCTGCTGCTCACCGGTGACGTGGAGCAGATCAGCGAGCAGCTGGCGCGGGCCACCGTCTATCTATTGATGGATGAGCTGGTGCGCTTCCCGGTGAACGAGCAGCCGCAGCGGCTGGCGTCCATCAAGGAGAACAAGCAGTTCGGCTTCGACATGCGGCTGATCCCGCTGAAGGACGCCGACCTGGACGTCGACCAGCGTCGCCGGGTGGACGAGGGCGACACGGTGATGGCGCTGGGCAAGGACGGCGACTCCATCCGCGTATTCGCCGGCATGGTGGACACGCCCTGGGTGCTGGAGATGGGCCCGCTGCACCAGATGAACCCTTATCCACCACAGATGCTGGTGCTGATCGGCTTCCTCGGCCTGACCCTGATCGGCCTGACCGTGTATTTCCTGGTGCGCCAGCTGGAGCATCGCTTGATGGGGCTGGAGAGCGCTGCCAGCGACATCGCCCAGGGCAAGCTGGACGCGCGGGTTCCTGCCAGGGGCGCCGACTCGGTGGGGCGCCTGGCCGCTGCCTTCAACGGCATGGCCGAGCAGTTGCAGCGCCTGCTGATGCTGCAACGCGAACTGATTCGCGCGGTGTCCCACGAACTGCGTACCCCGGTGGCGCGGCTGCGTTTCGGCCTGGAGATGATCGGCGACGCCGAGAATGACGAGTCCCGGCGCAAATACATGGAAGGCATGGACGGCGACATCCAGGAACTGGACAAGCTGGTGGACGAGATGCTGACCTACGCGCGCCTGGAGCAGGGCTCGCCGGCCCTGCATTTCCAACGCGTGGACCTGGATGCGCTGTTCGACCAGGTGATCGCCGAGCTGTCCCCCCTGCGTGCCTCGGTGCGCATCGAGCGCGGTCTGTGCCTGAACGTCGGCAACGACGGAGCCTGGGTCGAAGCCGAGCCGCGTTACCTGCACCGCGCCCTGCAGAACCTGGTGAGCAATGCCATGCGCCATGCGGAATCGCGGGTGCAGCTGAATTACCAGATCGGCCACAAGCGCTGCCGCATCGACGTCGAGGACGACGGCCCCGGCGTGCCGGAAAGCCAGTGGGAGAAGATCTTCAAACCCTTCATGCGTCTCGACGATAGCCGAACCCGCGCCTCCGGCGGCCACGGCCTGGGGCTGTCCATCGTGCGGCGGATCATCTACTGGCACGCCGGCCGAGCACAGATCGGCCGCAGCGAGTCATTGGGCGGCGCGCGCTTCAGCCTGGTCTGGCCGCGGCGGCAGAGCGAGGCCGAGACGCTCTAG
- a CDS encoding response regulator: MEQEAWRILIVEDDQRLADLTREYLEGNGLQVSIESDGGQAVARILKERPDLVVLDLMLPGEDGLSICRKLRGQYEGPILMLTARTDDMDQVLGLELGADDYVCKPVRPRVLLARIRALLRRSEVVAEVPVVENQRRLEFGPLVIDNAMREAWLNERSIELTSAEFDLLWLLAVNAGRILSREEIFNSLRGIEYDGQDRSIDVRISRIRPKIGDDPMHPRLIKTVRSKGYLFVREAAEGLV, encoded by the coding sequence GTGGAGCAAGAAGCCTGGCGAATCCTCATAGTCGAAGACGATCAGCGACTGGCCGATCTGACCCGTGAATACCTGGAAGGCAACGGCCTGCAGGTATCCATCGAGTCCGATGGCGGCCAGGCGGTGGCGCGCATCCTCAAGGAGCGTCCGGATCTGGTGGTGCTGGACCTGATGCTGCCGGGGGAGGATGGCCTGTCCATCTGCCGCAAGCTGCGCGGCCAGTACGAGGGGCCGATCCTGATGCTCACCGCGCGCACCGATGACATGGATCAGGTGCTGGGCCTGGAGCTGGGTGCCGATGACTATGTGTGCAAGCCGGTGCGCCCACGAGTGCTGCTGGCGCGCATCCGTGCCTTGTTGCGGCGCAGCGAGGTGGTCGCCGAGGTGCCCGTTGTGGAAAACCAGCGCCGCCTGGAGTTCGGTCCGCTGGTGATCGACAACGCCATGCGCGAGGCCTGGCTCAACGAGCGCAGCATCGAGCTGACCAGTGCCGAATTCGACCTGCTCTGGCTGCTGGCGGTGAACGCCGGGCGCATCCTTTCCCGCGAGGAGATCTTCAATTCCCTGCGCGGCATCGAGTACGACGGCCAGGACCGCTCCATCGACGTGCGCATTTCGCGCATCCGTCCGAAGATCGGTGACGACCCCATGCACCCGCGCCTGATCAAGACGGTACGCAGCAAGGGCTATCTATTTGTCAGAGAGGCCGCCGAAGGGCTGGTCTGA
- a CDS encoding ribonucleoside-diphosphate reductase subunit alpha: MQTDTTRENPQAAAPQAADSNQDLAATAPGQLRVIKRNGTVVAYTDDKITVAITKAFLAVEGGTAAASSRIHETVARLTEQVTATFKRRMPSGGTIHIEEIQDQVELALMRAGEQKVARDYVIYRESRALERSKRSAGAEVAQPHPSIRITRADGSQQPLDMGRLNTIISEACEALAEVDGALIERETLKNLYDGVAEKDVNTALVMTARTLVEREPNYSYVTARLLMDTLRAEALGFLGVAESATHHEMADLYAKALPAYVEKGVEFELLDPQLKTFDLEKLGKAINHERDQQFTYLGLQTLYDRYFIHKDGIRFELPQVFFMRVAMGLAIEEKQKEERAIEFYNLLSSFDYMSSTPTLFNAGTLRPQLSSCYLTTVPDDLSGIYSAIHDNAMLSKFAGGLGNDWTPVRALGSYIKGTNGKSQGVVPFLKVVNDTAVAVNQGGKRKGAVCAYLETWHLDIEEFIELRKNTGDDRRRTHDMNTANWIPDLFMKRVFDDGQWTLFSPSEVPDLHDLTGKAFEERYEYYEALTQYGKIKLFKTIQAKDLWRKMLSMLFETGHPWLTFKDPCNLRSPQQHVGVVHSSNLCTEITLNTNKDEIAVCNLGSVNLVNHIVDGKLDTAKLEKTVKTAVRMLDNVIDINYYSVPQARNSNLKHRPVGLGIMGFQDALYLQHIAYGSDAAIEFADKSMEAVSYFAIQASCDLADERGAYETFDGSLWSKGILPLDSQQILIEARGQKYIDVDLTESLDWAPVRERVKKGIRNSNIMAIAPTATIANITGVSQSIEPTYQNLYVKSNLSGEFTVINPYLVHDLKARGLWDPVMVNDLKYYDGSVQQIERIPQDLKDLYATAFEVETKWIVDAASRRQKWIDQAQSLNLYIAGASGKKLDVTYRMAWYRGLKTTYYLRALAATSTEKSTINTGKLNAVSAGGSDTLQAAPAAAPAPAPVPSACSIDNPDCEACQ; encoded by the coding sequence ATGCAGACCGACACCACTCGCGAGAACCCGCAGGCCGCCGCGCCGCAGGCAGCAGATTCCAATCAGGATCTGGCCGCCACCGCGCCCGGCCAGCTGCGCGTGATCAAACGCAACGGCACCGTAGTCGCCTACACCGACGACAAGATCACCGTTGCCATCACCAAGGCGTTCCTCGCTGTGGAAGGCGGTACTGCCGCAGCTTCTTCGCGTATCCATGAAACCGTCGCCCGCCTGACCGAGCAGGTCACCGCGACCTTCAAGCGCCGCATGCCCTCCGGCGGCACCATCCACATCGAAGAGATCCAGGACCAGGTCGAACTGGCCCTGATGCGTGCCGGCGAGCAGAAAGTCGCCCGCGACTACGTGATCTACCGCGAGTCCCGCGCCCTGGAACGCTCCAAGCGCAGCGCCGGCGCCGAAGTCGCCCAGCCGCACCCGAGCATCCGCATCACCCGCGCCGACGGCAGCCAGCAGCCGCTGGACATGGGCCGCCTGAACACCATCATCAGCGAAGCCTGCGAAGCCCTGGCCGAAGTCGACGGCGCGCTGATCGAGCGTGAAACCCTGAAGAACCTCTACGACGGCGTAGCCGAGAAGGACGTCAACACCGCCCTGGTGATGACTGCCCGTACCCTGGTAGAGCGCGAGCCGAACTACTCCTACGTCACCGCCCGCCTGCTGATGGACACCCTGCGCGCCGAAGCGCTGGGCTTCCTCGGTGTTGCCGAGAGCGCCACTCACCACGAGATGGCCGACCTCTACGCCAAGGCCCTGCCGGCCTACGTGGAAAAAGGCGTCGAGTTCGAACTGCTCGACCCGCAACTGAAGACCTTCGACCTGGAAAAACTGGGCAAGGCCATCAACCACGAGCGTGACCAGCAGTTCACCTACCTCGGCCTGCAGACCCTGTACGACCGTTACTTCATCCACAAGGACGGCATCCGCTTCGAACTGCCGCAGGTCTTCTTCATGCGCGTGGCCATGGGCCTGGCCATCGAAGAGAAGCAGAAAGAAGAACGCGCCATCGAGTTCTACAACCTGCTGTCCTCCTTCGACTACATGTCGTCGACCCCGACCCTGTTCAACGCCGGTACCCTGCGTCCGCAGCTCTCCAGCTGCTACCTGACCACCGTTCCGGACGACCTGTCGGGCATCTACAGCGCCATCCACGACAACGCCATGCTGTCCAAATTCGCTGGCGGCCTGGGCAACGACTGGACTCCGGTACGTGCACTGGGCTCCTACATCAAGGGCACCAACGGCAAGTCCCAGGGCGTGGTTCCGTTCCTGAAAGTGGTGAACGACACCGCCGTCGCCGTCAACCAGGGTGGCAAGCGCAAGGGCGCCGTCTGCGCCTACCTGGAAACCTGGCACCTGGACATCGAAGAGTTCATCGAGCTGCGCAAGAACACCGGTGACGATCGCCGCCGTACCCATGACATGAACACCGCGAACTGGATTCCGGACCTGTTCATGAAGCGCGTGTTCGACGATGGCCAGTGGACCCTGTTCTCGCCGTCCGAAGTACCGGACCTGCACGACCTGACCGGCAAGGCCTTCGAAGAGCGCTACGAGTACTACGAAGCCCTGACCCAGTACGGCAAGATCAAGCTGTTCAAGACCATCCAGGCCAAGGACCTGTGGCGCAAGATGCTCTCGATGCTGTTCGAGACCGGCCACCCGTGGCTGACCTTCAAGGACCCGTGCAACCTGCGCAGCCCGCAGCAGCACGTGGGCGTGGTCCACAGCTCGAACCTGTGCACCGAGATCACCCTGAACACCAACAAGGACGAGATCGCGGTCTGCAACCTGGGTTCTGTGAACCTGGTGAACCACATCGTCGATGGCAAGCTGGACACCGCCAAGCTCGAGAAGACCGTCAAGACCGCAGTACGCATGCTCGATAACGTCATCGACATCAACTACTACTCGGTTCCGCAGGCTCGCAACTCGAACCTCAAGCACCGTCCGGTTGGCCTGGGCATCATGGGCTTCCAGGACGCTCTGTACCTGCAGCACATCGCCTACGGTTCCGACGCGGCCATCGAGTTCGCCGACAAGTCCATGGAAGCGGTGAGCTACTTCGCCATCCAGGCTTCCTGCGACCTGGCCGATGAGCGCGGCGCCTACGAGACCTTCGACGGCTCCCTGTGGTCCAAAGGCATCCTGCCGCTGGACTCCCAGCAGATCCTGATCGAGGCCCGTGGCCAGAAGTACATCGACGTCGACCTGACCGAGTCCCTGGACTGGGCCCCGGTTCGCGAACGCGTCAAGAAAGGCATTCGCAACTCGAACATCATGGCCATCGCGCCGACCGCGACCATCGCCAACATCACCGGCGTATCGCAGTCCATCGAGCCGACCTACCAGAACCTCTACGTGAAGTCGAACCTCTCCGGCGAGTTCACCGTGATCAACCCCTACCTGGTTCACGACCTCAAGGCTCGTGGCCTGTGGGACCCGGTCATGGTCAACGACCTGAAGTACTACGACGGCTCCGTGCAGCAGATCGAGCGCATCCCGCAAGACCTGAAAGACCTGTACGCCACCGCCTTCGAAGTCGAAACCAAGTGGATCGTCGACGCCGCCAGCCGCCGTCAGAAGTGGATCGATCAGGCCCAGTCCCTGAACCTCTACATCGCCGGCGCCTCGGGCAAGAAGCTGGACGTGACCTACCGCATGGCCTGGTACCGTGGCCTGAAAACCACCTACTACCTCCGCGCCCTGGCCGCCACCAGCACCGAGAAGTCGACCATCAACACCGGCAAGCTGAACGCCGTATCGGCAGGCGGCAGCGACACCCTGCAAGCCGCTCCGGCTGCCGCGCCGGCACCGGCTCCGGTGCCCAGCGCGTGCTCCATCGATAACCCCGACTGCGAAGCCTGCCAATAA
- a CDS encoding ribonucleotide-diphosphate reductase subunit beta, with protein MLSWDEFDKEDPTEAKAAPAVAQAAAKNIDKLDDEAAGSVEDARAVSADDSDAVARAKKALDALDIQEGLDDLEGSAARVQVGDKQMINARADLNQLVPFKYDWAWQKYLDGCANHWMPQEVNMNADIALWKSKDGLSEDERRIVMRNLGFFSTADSLVANNLVLAVYRLITNPECRQYILRQAFEEAIHTHAYQYCIESLGMDEGEIFNMYHEIPSVAKKASWGLKYTRSISDPEFKTGTPETDRQFLRNLIAYYCVLEGIFFYCGFTQILSMGRRNKMTGTAEQFQYILRDESMHLNFGIDVINQIKIENPHLWDAQMKDEATQMILQGTQLEIEYARDTMPRGVLGMNAAMMEDYLKFIANRRLTQIGLKEEYPGATNPFPWMSEIMDLKKEKNFFETRVIEYQTGGALSWD; from the coding sequence ATGCTCAGCTGGGACGAATTCGACAAAGAAGACCCCACCGAAGCCAAGGCAGCCCCCGCCGTCGCCCAGGCCGCAGCCAAGAACATCGACAAGCTCGACGACGAAGCCGCCGGCTCCGTTGAAGACGCCCGTGCCGTATCGGCCGACGACTCCGACGCCGTCGCCCGCGCCAAGAAGGCCCTCGACGCCCTCGACATCCAGGAAGGCCTGGACGACCTCGAAGGCTCCGCCGCGCGCGTGCAGGTTGGCGACAAGCAGATGATCAACGCCCGCGCCGACCTCAACCAGCTCGTACCTTTCAAGTACGACTGGGCCTGGCAGAAGTATCTGGATGGTTGCGCCAACCACTGGATGCCGCAGGAAGTGAACATGAACGCCGACATTGCCCTGTGGAAGAGCAAGGACGGCCTGTCCGAAGACGAGCGCCGCATCGTGATGCGCAACCTCGGCTTCTTCTCCACCGCCGACTCCCTGGTTGCCAACAACCTGGTGCTGGCCGTGTACCGCCTGATCACCAACCCCGAATGCCGCCAGTACATCCTGCGCCAGGCCTTCGAAGAGGCGATCCACACCCACGCCTACCAATACTGCATCGAGTCGCTGGGCATGGATGAAGGCGAGATCTTCAACATGTACCACGAGATTCCGAGCGTCGCGAAGAAAGCGTCCTGGGGCCTCAAGTACACCCGCTCGATCTCCGACCCCGAGTTCAAGACCGGCACCCCGGAGACCGACCGCCAGTTCCTGCGCAACCTGATCGCCTACTACTGCGTGCTGGAAGGCATCTTCTTCTACTGCGGCTTCACCCAGATCCTCTCCATGGGCCGCCGCAACAAGATGACCGGCACCGCCGAGCAGTTCCAGTACATCCTGCGTGACGAGTCCATGCACCTGAACTTCGGCATCGACGTGATCAACCAGATCAAGATCGAGAACCCGCACCTGTGGGATGCCCAGATGAAGGACGAAGCCACCCAGATGATCCTCCAGGGCACCCAGCTGGAAATCGAATACGCTCGCGACACCATGCCGCGCGGCGTACTGGGCATGAACGCGGCCATGATGGAGGACTACCTCAAGTTCATCGCCAACCGCCGCCTGACCCAGATCGGCCTGAAAGAGGAATACCCGGGCGCGACCAACCCGTTCCCGTGGATGTCCGAAATCATGGACCTGAAGAAAGAAAAGAACTTCTTCGAAACTCGCGTCATCGAGTACCAGACCGGCGGTGCGCTGAGCTGGGATTGA
- a CDS encoding REP-associated tyrosine transposase, producing the protein MSNYRRAPMPGGTYCFTVNLRDRRDDLLVREIDLLRTVVRSVKQRHPFHIDAWVVLPEHMHCLWTLPPGDMAFADRWKAIKFAFSKRLSNGESRTYPQHARGERGIWQRRYWEHLIRDNLDYQRHFDYIHFNPVKHGHVQCLRDWPYSSFHRAVRDGIYPVDWTGNALENDAGNWGE; encoded by the coding sequence ATGTCCAACTACCGCCGTGCACCGATGCCGGGCGGCACGTACTGCTTTACCGTCAATCTGCGCGACCGTCGCGACGATCTGCTGGTACGTGAAATAGACCTGCTGCGCACCGTGGTCCGCTCGGTCAAACAACGTCACCCGTTCCATATCGATGCCTGGGTTGTGCTGCCCGAACATATGCACTGCCTCTGGACGCTGCCTCCCGGCGACATGGCGTTTGCGGATCGTTGGAAGGCGATCAAATTCGCCTTCTCGAAACGCTTGTCGAATGGCGAATCACGCACCTATCCCCAACACGCCCGTGGTGAACGGGGAATCTGGCAGCGCCGCTATTGGGAACACCTGATTCGCGACAACCTCGATTACCAGCGGCACTTCGATTACATCCACTTCAATCCGGTCAAACATGGTCATGTGCAATGCTTGCGGGATTGGCCGTATTCGAGTTTTCACCGAGCGGTGCGGGATGGGATTTATCCGGTGGATTGGACGGGGAATGCTTTGGAGAACGATGCGGGTAATTGGGGTGAATGA